The Prochlorothrix hollandica PCC 9006 = CALU 1027 genome includes a region encoding these proteins:
- a CDS encoding beta strand repeat-containing protein, which produces MTAPLSQSVLTGEFPLLVESLNSATTLLQNLAQDSSRFYSVFGQAFAGSYDTAKAEAIRSQWAKGDGSQWVQISVLPATDMNGALGAYARSTDTIYISQALVNEGSEATLLSVLLEELGHAVDAQIKSADTPGDEGELFAALVQGQPLSDAQLARLQSEDDRGTVFVNGQPLTVEQATTIIESIFPTGGSTPSYLTNVNGTLYFRANDGVNGDELWKSDGTAAGTVLVKDIFSGSSGSSPTNLTNVNGTLYFRANDGVNGEELWKSDGTAAGTVLVKDIRSGSSSSYLTNLTNVNGTLYFRATDGVNGYELWKSDGTAAGTVLVKNIHSGSYYNSYYGYSYGVGSDLNNLTNVNGTLFFRAFDGVNGYELWKSDGTAAGTVLVKDIRSGSYGSFPNNLTNVNGTLYFTADDGVNGTKIWQSDGTAAGTVVADAAVLPSDLVSFLGDLYFSAVDPSGNGRGLQRLGSSNAAPAAVVLNNTTTTIAENTDTTTRIKVADIAITDDAVGIETIVLSGADAASFEVDGTELYLKAGVALDFETQSSYAVTVNVDDTTVGTTPDVTANYTLTVTDVNEAPTAVVLNNQTTAIAENTSTTTRIKVADIAITDDAFGTETIALSGADAALFEVDGTELYLKAGTSLDFETKSSYAVTVEVDDTTVGSTPDVSANFTLTISDVNEAPPLAPIISTSADFAPQGSEFVVNTFTASNQHDPTITTLTNGDFVVAWSSFMQDGSVNGIYAQRYNASGTAQGSEFRANTTTTDWQSFPTITALSNGGFVISWESNRQDGSGYGIYAQRYDSTGTAQGSEFRVNTTTNSHQQDSTITALTNGGFVVAWESNLQDGSGYGIYAQRYDSTGIAQGSEFQVNITTASHQDNPAVAALSNGGFVITWQSFLEDGQDYSIFARRYDASGVAQGSPSLVNIIAVGDQSKPAVTGLSNGDFVIAWQSNNNDGFTSLDGDGYGIFAQRYNASGGKIGGQFQVNTYTTSDQYDPVVTSLSDGGFLIAWTSYGQDGDSDGVYAQRYDATGTKQGSEFRVNVNTAGAQNDQTITALDNGGFVAAWSKVISWSNTDVHTQIYGLNVQQNQAPTITSSVSASFNENGTGTAYTIAATDPENDPLTYSISGGDDAGLFNVDSTTGAVTFITPPDFENPADANGDNVYQLTVLANDGTLNSAPVPVAITITNLIENLAPTDLTIDNTSINENVAAGTVVGTFSTTDPDAGDTFTYELVVSGTGDADNGAFTIVGNSLQINAPPDFETQSSYSIRVKTSDQEGGSYEEAFTINVIDRAVFAIDDVTVGEAAGTASFTVTTTDPIATGTVTVNYATANGTAFASPYDYTATSGTLTFTGGGATTQTIAVTINNDSYYEELDETFTVNLSNPTDGTIADAQGIGTIQDDDPAVTVSVLDASIPEGNSGTKNLAFLIALSAPSGQVVTVDYATANNTATAGDDYTTTTGTIAIQAGATSAVVIVPVLGDNTDTTDETFFLNIANATGGVTIADNQGTGTIINDDGLSGGLTLTGTAGNDILTGSTTNDTLTGLAGADSLDGQGGADTFVYTALTHSLLGGRDALRSFNPGDGDRIDLTSLPTAAFYVGSVGSSISATTVQAAYAAADGNTGLAANEALFLATGSGRSRRLYLSVNDGTAAFDQNSDLVMEVTGMIGAPSVVGALTVANYFV; this is translated from the coding sequence ATGACTGCACCACTTTCTCAGTCCGTCCTCACCGGTGAATTTCCGCTTCTGGTGGAGAGCCTGAACTCAGCCACCACGCTGCTGCAAAATCTGGCTCAGGATAGCAGCCGTTTTTACAGCGTCTTTGGTCAAGCGTTTGCTGGTAGCTACGACACCGCGAAGGCTGAAGCCATCCGTAGCCAATGGGCTAAGGGCGACGGGAGCCAATGGGTTCAAATTTCCGTGTTGCCCGCTACGGATATGAACGGTGCCCTGGGAGCCTACGCCCGCAGCACCGACACGATTTATATTTCTCAAGCCCTAGTGAATGAAGGTTCTGAGGCGACCCTGCTCTCTGTCTTGTTAGAAGAGCTAGGCCATGCCGTGGATGCCCAAATTAAGAGCGCCGATACCCCAGGGGATGAAGGGGAACTTTTTGCCGCCCTGGTGCAGGGGCAGCCCTTGAGCGATGCCCAGCTTGCTCGCCTGCAATCCGAGGACGATCGGGGCACCGTGTTCGTGAATGGCCAGCCCCTGACCGTAGAGCAAGCCACTACTATTATCGAAAGTATCTTTCCCACAGGTGGTTCCACCCCCTCTTATCTGACGAATGTGAATGGCACGTTGTATTTCCGTGCGAATGACGGGGTGAATGGCGATGAACTGTGGAAGAGTGACGGCACCGCAGCGGGCACTGTCCTGGTCAAGGATATTTTCTCCGGCAGCAGCGGTTCCAGTCCCACTAACCTGACGAATGTGAATGGCACTTTGTATTTCCGTGCGAATGACGGGGTGAATGGCGAGGAACTGTGGAAAAGTGACGGCACCGCAGCGGGCACTGTCCTGGTCAAGGATATTCGCTCCGGCAGCAGCAGTTCCTACCTCACTAACCTGACGAATGTGAATGGCACCTTGTATTTCCGTGCGACTGACGGGGTGAATGGCTATGAACTGTGGAAAAGTGACGGCACTGCGGCAGGCACTGTTCTGGTCAAGAATATTCACTCCGGCAGCTACTACAACAGCTACTACGGCTACAGCTACGGCGTAGGTTCCGATCTCAATAATCTGACGAATGTGAATGGCACCTTGTTTTTCCGTGCTTTTGACGGGGTGAATGGCTATGAACTGTGGAAGAGTGACGGCACCGCAGCGGGCACAGTCCTGGTCAAGGATATTCGCTCCGGCAGCTACGGTTCCTTCCCCAATAACCTGACGAATGTGAATGGCACCTTGTATTTCACTGCTGATGACGGGGTGAATGGCACAAAAATCTGGCAGAGTGATGGCACTGCGGCGGGGACGGTGGTTGCTGATGCAGCAGTCTTACCCTCTGATTTGGTCAGTTTCTTAGGGGATTTGTATTTCTCTGCGGTAGATCCCAGTGGTAATGGACGGGGGTTACAACGTCTAGGAAGCTCTAATGCAGCGCCAGCGGCGGTGGTTCTGAATAATACAACCACAACGATCGCTGAAAACACCGACACCACCACCCGCATCAAAGTCGCTGACATTGCCATTACCGATGATGCTGTAGGGATAGAAACGATCGTTCTCAGTGGTGCCGATGCCGCTAGTTTTGAAGTAGATGGCACCGAGCTTTATCTCAAAGCAGGTGTTGCTCTTGACTTTGAAACCCAGTCTAGTTATGCCGTCACAGTGAATGTGGATGACACCACCGTTGGTACTACGCCTGATGTAACCGCTAACTACACTCTGACCGTCACTGATGTTAATGAAGCGCCCACCGCCGTTGTCTTAAATAATCAAACCACGGCGATCGCTGAAAACACCAGCACCACCACCCGCATCAAAGTAGCCGACATTGCCATCACCGATGATGCTTTTGGGACAGAAACGATCGCTCTTAGTGGTGCAGATGCAGCTTTGTTTGAGGTGGATGGCACAGAACTTTATCTCAAGGCAGGTACTAGCCTCGACTTTGAAACTAAGTCCAGTTATGCCGTGACAGTAGAAGTAGATGACACTACGGTTGGTAGCACTCCCGATGTTTCTGCTAACTTCACCCTCACCATCAGCGATGTCAACGAAGCACCGCCTTTAGCTCCGATTATCTCAACTTCGGCAGACTTTGCGCCCCAAGGGTCAGAGTTTGTGGTTAATACCTTCACCGCCTCCAATCAACACGACCCGACAATAACCACCCTTACCAATGGTGATTTTGTTGTTGCCTGGTCTTCCTTTATGCAAGATGGCAGTGTAAATGGTATTTATGCCCAACGTTACAATGCCAGCGGCACCGCCCAAGGCTCAGAATTTCGAGCCAATACCACCACAACTGATTGGCAATCGTTCCCAACCATAACAGCCCTAAGTAACGGTGGTTTCGTCATTTCTTGGGAATCAAACCGACAGGATGGTAGCGGTTATGGCATCTATGCCCAACGTTATGATTCTACTGGCACCGCCCAAGGCTCGGAATTTCGGGTTAATACCACCACCAACAGCCATCAACAAGACTCCACAATTACAGCCTTAACCAATGGCGGCTTTGTGGTTGCCTGGGAGTCGAACCTACAGGATGGCAGTGGTTATGGCATTTATGCCCAACGCTATGATTCTACTGGCATCGCCCAAGGCTCAGAATTTCAGGTTAATATCACCACCGCTAGCCACCAAGATAACCCTGCGGTTGCAGCACTCAGCAACGGTGGTTTTGTCATCACTTGGCAATCGTTCCTCGAAGATGGTCAAGACTATAGCATTTTTGCCCGCCGCTATGATGCCAGTGGCGTTGCCCAAGGCTCGCCATCTCTCGTTAATATCATTGCTGTTGGCGATCAATCCAAACCCGCTGTTACTGGTTTAAGCAACGGTGACTTTGTCATTGCTTGGCAGTCTAATAATAACGATGGCTTCACCAGTCTAGATGGTGATGGCTACGGGATTTTTGCTCAACGGTATAACGCTTCTGGTGGCAAAATAGGTGGTCAATTTCAAGTCAATACCTACACGACTAGCGATCAATACGATCCTGTTGTCACCAGTTTGTCTGATGGGGGCTTCCTCATTGCTTGGACATCCTACGGTCAAGACGGCGACAGCGACGGGGTGTACGCTCAACGCTACGATGCAACTGGCACCAAACAAGGGTCTGAATTTCGCGTCAATGTCAACACGGCTGGGGCACAGAACGATCAAACCATCACTGCATTGGACAACGGTGGCTTTGTTGCCGCCTGGAGCAAGGTAATCAGTTGGAGCAATACTGATGTCCATACTCAGATTTATGGACTTAATGTTCAGCAAAATCAAGCACCAACGATTACCAGTAGTGTTTCTGCTTCCTTTAATGAAAATGGAACCGGCACAGCTTATACCATTGCCGCCACTGATCCTGAAAATGACCCATTAACTTACAGCATCTCCGGTGGGGATGACGCTGGGTTATTTAATGTGGATAGCACAACGGGAGCAGTAACCTTTATTACTCCCCCCGACTTTGAGAACCCAGCAGATGCCAATGGCGATAACGTTTATCAACTCACCGTTTTGGCTAACGATGGCACCCTCAATTCTGCTCCAGTGCCAGTGGCCATCACCATTACCAATTTAATCGAAAATCTTGCTCCCACTGACCTCACAATAGATAACACCAGCATTAATGAAAATGTGGCGGCGGGAACAGTAGTGGGAACCTTCAGTACCACTGACCCCGATGCCGGTGATACCTTTACCTATGAATTGGTTGTTAGTGGAACAGGTGACGCGGATAATGGAGCCTTCACCATTGTCGGTAATTCTCTGCAAATCAATGCTCCCCCCGATTTTGAAACCCAGTCTAGCTACAGCATCCGAGTTAAAACCAGCGATCAAGAGGGAGGAAGCTATGAGGAAGCATTTACCATCAATGTCATCGATCGCGCTGTCTTTGCGATCGACGATGTAACCGTTGGTGAAGCAGCAGGAACAGCCTCCTTTACGGTCACGACCACCGATCCCATTGCCACAGGTACCGTAACGGTAAATTATGCCACCGCTAACGGCACCGCCTTTGCCAGTCCCTACGACTACACGGCCACTAGTGGAACCCTAACCTTTACCGGTGGTGGTGCCACAACCCAAACGATCGCCGTGACTATCAACAACGATAGTTACTATGAGGAGCTTGACGAAACCTTTACCGTAAATCTCAGTAACCCGACAGATGGAACGATCGCTGATGCCCAAGGTATTGGCACCATTCAAGACGACGATCCCGCTGTCACCGTGAGTGTGTTGGATGCCAGTATCCCCGAAGGCAACAGTGGCACTAAAAACCTCGCTTTCCTGATTGCGCTCTCTGCCCCCAGTGGTCAGGTAGTTACAGTGGATTATGCCACCGCTAACAATACTGCCACCGCCGGAGACGACTACACCACCACCACCGGAACGATCGCTATTCAAGCAGGTGCCACCAGTGCTGTTGTCATCGTTCCTGTTTTGGGTGACAACACGGACACAACGGACGAAACCTTCTTCCTAAACATTGCCAATGCCACGGGCGGGGTAACGATTGCGGATAACCAGGGAACCGGAACCATTATCAATGACGATGGTTTGTCTGGTGGTCTGACCCTAACGGGAACGGCGGGCAACGATATTCTCACCGGCTCCACCACCAATGACACCCTCACCGGTTTAGCCGGAGCCGATAGCCTGGATGGTCAAGGGGGGGCGGATACCTTTGTCTACACTGCCTTGACGCATTCTCTGCTAGGCGGGCGGGATGCCCTTCGTAGCTTTAATCCGGGCGATGGCGATCGCATTGATCTCACTAGCCTTCCCACCGCTGCGTTCTATGTGGGCAGTGTTGGCTCGTCCATCAGTGCCACGACAGTCCAAGCTGCTTATGCCGCTGCGGATGGCAATACGGGCTTGGCGGCCAATGAAGCCCTGTTCTTGGCCACCGGTTCTGGACGCAGCCGACGGTTGTATCTATCGGTTAACGATGGCACTGCGGCCTTTGATCAAAACAGTGATTTAGTGATGGAAGTTACTGGCATGATCGGGGCACCTTCTGTAGTGGGGGCTTTGACTGTGGCTAACTACTTTGTATAA